From a region of the Radiobacillus kanasensis genome:
- the folK gene encoding 2-amino-4-hydroxy-6-hydroxymethyldihydropteridine diphosphokinase, producing the protein MNTAYLALGSNIEPRIDYLEQAINRLNTEDNIEVVRKSSIYETEPVGYTNQEQFLNMVVEVKTSKQPLELLETCQHIEKTLGRIREIKWGPRTVDLDILLYNQESIKMEQLEVPHPRMHERAFVLIPLAELHNRIVIPTRNKSVSEILEATSSQDKEGVVKWVQKLGEDE; encoded by the coding sequence CATTGGGATCAAACATAGAGCCGAGGATAGACTACTTAGAACAAGCCATTAATAGGTTGAATACCGAAGACAACATAGAAGTTGTGAGAAAATCCTCCATTTATGAGACAGAACCGGTTGGATATACCAATCAGGAGCAATTTCTAAACATGGTAGTCGAAGTAAAAACATCTAAGCAACCACTAGAATTACTAGAAACCTGCCAACATATAGAGAAAACATTAGGTAGAATAAGAGAAATTAAATGGGGTCCACGTACAGTAGACCTAGACATATTGCTTTATAATCAAGAAAGTATTAAAATGGAGCAATTGGAAGTCCCTCATCCAAGAATGCATGAACGAGCTTTTGTGCTAATTCCGTTAGCGGAACTCCATAACCGCATAGTTATCCCAACACGAAACAAAAGCGTTTCAGAAATTCTAGAGGCGACATCATCACAAGACAAAGAGGGAGTAGTAAAATGGGTGCAGAAGCTTGGGGAAGACGAATAA
- a CDS encoding helix-turn-helix domain-containing protein yields MGAEAWGRRIKAYRKLKGYTQIQFAQELGISVSVLGEVERGSRIPDSALIDQICKTLDIPVEELLATSN; encoded by the coding sequence ATGGGTGCAGAAGCTTGGGGAAGACGAATAAAAGCTTATCGAAAGCTTAAAGGATATACACAAATACAATTTGCGCAGGAACTGGGAATATCTGTCTCTGTATTAGGAGAAGTGGAAAGAGGTAGTAGGATTCCAGACTCAGCTCTTATCGATCAAATTTGTAAAACTTTAGATATTCCTGTAGAGGAACTTTTAGCAACAAGTAATTAA
- the lysS gene encoding lysine--tRNA ligase translates to MTEELNDHMRVRREKLQSYLEKGIDPFGGKFVRTHLAEELKEAFDQFSKEELEEKKVETTIAGRIMTKRGKGKAGFTHIQDLSGQIQLYVRKDTVGEEAYEIFNQADLGDIVGVTGTVFKTNVGELSVKATTFEILSKSLRPLPEKFHGLKDVEQRYRQRYLDLITNPQSRDTFVSRSKIIQSMRRYLDNEGFLEVETPMMHGIPGGASARPFITHHNALDIPLYMRIAIELHLKRLVVGGLEKVYEIGRVFRNEGVSTRHNPEFTMLELYEAYADFHDVMSLTENLIAHIAEEVTGSTTVEYGDYQVDLKPEWERLHMVDAVKDVTGVDFWKQISDEEAKQLAKEHGIEIQDTMTFGHIVNEFFEQKVEETLIQPTFVYGHPVEISPLAKKNKEDERFTDRFELFIVGREHANAFSELNDPIDQRERFEAQVKEKEQGNDEAHVMDEDFLEALEYGMPPTGGLGIGIDRLVMLLTNSPSIRDVLLFPQMRNRD, encoded by the coding sequence ATGACGGAAGAATTAAATGATCACATGCGGGTTCGAAGAGAGAAGCTGCAGTCGTATTTGGAAAAAGGTATCGACCCATTTGGAGGAAAGTTTGTACGTACGCATCTAGCGGAAGAATTAAAAGAGGCTTTTGATCAGTTTAGTAAGGAAGAATTAGAAGAAAAGAAAGTGGAAACGACGATTGCTGGTCGTATCATGACAAAACGTGGTAAAGGGAAAGCTGGATTTACTCACATTCAAGATCTAAGTGGTCAAATTCAACTATACGTTCGAAAAGATACTGTTGGGGAAGAAGCCTATGAAATTTTCAACCAAGCGGACTTGGGGGATATAGTAGGTGTAACAGGTACTGTCTTTAAAACAAATGTTGGAGAGCTATCTGTTAAAGCTACTACATTTGAAATTCTATCAAAATCACTTCGCCCGTTACCGGAGAAGTTCCATGGCTTAAAAGATGTGGAGCAACGTTATCGTCAAAGATACCTAGACTTGATTACTAATCCACAAAGTCGGGACACGTTTGTATCAAGAAGTAAGATTATACAGTCTATGCGTCGTTATTTAGATAATGAAGGATTCTTAGAAGTAGAAACACCTATGATGCACGGGATTCCTGGTGGTGCTTCTGCTCGTCCATTTATTACACACCACAATGCATTAGATATTCCTTTATATATGCGAATCGCGATTGAATTACATTTGAAACGTCTAGTCGTTGGTGGATTAGAGAAGGTATATGAAATCGGTCGTGTTTTTCGTAATGAAGGTGTGTCCACGAGACATAACCCAGAGTTCACTATGCTAGAGCTATATGAAGCATATGCGGACTTCCACGATGTCATGAGTCTAACTGAAAACCTAATTGCTCACATCGCCGAAGAAGTGACAGGTTCTACAACGGTTGAATACGGAGATTATCAGGTAGACTTAAAACCTGAATGGGAAAGGCTTCACATGGTCGATGCTGTAAAAGACGTAACAGGTGTCGATTTTTGGAAGCAAATAAGTGATGAAGAAGCGAAACAACTTGCGAAAGAACACGGGATTGAAATACAAGACACGATGACTTTTGGTCATATTGTGAATGAGTTCTTTGAACAAAAAGTAGAGGAAACATTAATTCAGCCTACATTTGTGTACGGTCACCCTGTTGAAATTTCTCCTCTTGCGAAGAAAAATAAAGAGGATGAACGTTTTACTGATCGATTTGAATTATTCATAGTAGGCCGTGAACACGCAAATGCGTTCTCGGAATTAAATGACCCGATTGATCAAAGGGAACGTTTTGAGGCACAAGTAAAAGAAAAAGAACAAGGAAATGATGAAGCACACGTAATGGATGAGGACTTCCTAGAAGCACTTGAATACGGAATGCCTCCAACTGGAGGATTAGGCATAGGGATAGATCGCCTAGTCATGTTATTGACAAACTCTCCATC